The Acidobacteriota bacterium genome contains the following window.
TGGAGGGGCTTTATCGCAATGCGGGCACCCATGCGGCCGGCGTGGTGATTGCCGACCGTCCGCTTGTCAATCTCGTGCCGCTCTACAATGATCCGCGTGCGGAGCTGCCGGCCTCGCAGTTCAACATGAAATATGCGGAAATGGCCGGCCTCGTGAAGTTCGACTTCCTCGGCCTCAAGACGCTGACTGTAATCGACCGTGCGCTCAAGTTCATCGAGGCGAGCGGGCGGGAGGTGGGGCCTGCCTGGCGCAGCCTCGACGACACCTCGACCTATGACCTGATGGCCAGTGGCGAAACCCTGGGCGTGTTCCAGCTCGAGGGATCGGGCATGCGCGATACGCTGCGGCGCGTGCGACCCAACAACATCGAAGACGTGATCGCCATCATCTCGCTCTACCGTCCGGGCCCGATGGAAAACATTCCCGTTTATGTTCAGGGCAAGGAAGATCCGTCTTCGGTGACTTACCAGCATCCGGACCTGCGGCCCGTTCTTGAGGCGACCTACGGCGTGCCGGTCTATCAGGAGCAGGTCATGCGTATGGCGCAGGAGGTTGCCGGCTACTCGCTTGGCGAAGCCGACCTGCTGCGCCGCGCGATGGGCAAGAAGAAGCTCGAAGAAATGGTCGCGCAGCGCAAGCGATTTGTCGAAGGCGCAGCCGCGACGAAGAACATGGCCGAACGGCTCGCAAACGAAATCTTCGACACGATGGAGAAGTTTGCCGGCTACGGTTTCAACAAGTCGCATGCCGCCGCCTACGCGCTGATCGGCTATCAGACCGCCTACCTCAAATGCCATTTCCCGGTCGAGTTCCTCGCTGCCTCGATGAGCCTCGATATTGGCAACACCGACAAGCTCGCCGCCTTCTTCCAGGAGGCCAAGCGGCTTCGCATTCCCGTGCTGGCAGCCGACATCAACGCTTCGGGGGCAGACTTTGACGTGCGTGAAGGCGCGATTGTCTACGCGCTCGGCGCGCTGAAGGGCGTTGGCGTGGAGGCCATGAAACACGTGGCGCAGGTGCGCGCAGAATCCGGACCATTCTCCGACCTGTACGATTTTGCAGAGCGGATCGATCCGCGCCAGGTCAACAAGAAGGCGTTTGAATCGCTCGCGCGGGCCGGGGCGCTCGACCCGCTCGAACAGAACCGGGCGCGCGTGTTCGAGGCTTCAAGCGTTCTGGCGCAACATGCCACAAGCTCAGCCGGCGACCGGCAGGGCGGGCAGGGCGGCTTGTTTGCAGATGCGGAACCGGCGCTGCGCCCCCCATTGCCGAACCCTCGCCCCTGGACCGCGCAACAGAAGCTGGATGAGGAATTCCGGTCGATCGGTTTCTACTTCTCGGGCCACCCGCTGGATGACGTGCTGGAGTCGCTCGACCGTGACCGGATTACCTTGATGATGGAGATCGAAGACCGGGCAGGGGAAGGGCGGCCGCTCGAAATGATCGGTATCGTGCGCGCGCGCAACGACCGCTCGGCCAAGAATGGTTCGAAATTCTCGTTCATCACGGTCTCGGACCCCACCGGCGAGCGGGAAGTCACCGTCTACAGCGAAGCACTGATGCAGTTCGGCGACCTGTTGAAACCTGGCCAGGCCGTTGCGCTGACCGTTTCGGTGAAGATGAACGGCGAAGAAACCCGCCTGATCGTTGAGCGGGTCGTGGAACTGGAATCCGCCCGGCTCTCCAAACCGTCGGGGTCGCTCGTCGTCCGGTTGTCTTCCGGGACCAATCCTGCGGAACTTGCGAGCGTGTGCACCCGGCTGGAAGGCCTCCCGGACCCGGATCGCGGCGCGATCCTGCTGGAAATGCCGCTGGAAGACGGCCGTCTGGTCACCGTACGGCTGCCGCAGACCTATACGATCAGCCTCAAAGCCCAGCGGGCCCTTAAGGAAATTCCGGGGGTCGAGCGGGTTATCCCGCGCCGGGCGGCCTGATCGCCCGTATCTACAGCGGTTTGGGCTTGCCCGGCCCCTTAAAAGCTGTATAGGAGCCCACTTCGAAACCATGTCGCGGGTGCATCCGGTGCGAAGGGCTTTGCCCCAAGTTCCACCCTGCGACGGCCAACCGGATGGAGAAAATCGATGGCCCTACCTGACTTTTCTATGCGTCAGCTGCTTGAAGCTGGTGTTCACTTTGGTCACCAGACCCACCGCTGGAACCCGCGCATGAAGCCGTACATCTACGGCGAGCGCTCCGGCATCCACATCATGGACCTGTCGCACACGGTGCCTTCGCTGCACCAGGCGCTCGTTTTCGTTCGTGACACCGTCGCCAAGGGCGGCCGTATCCTTTTCGTGGGCACCAAGCGCCAGGCGCAGGATCCCGTGGCTGAGGCCGCACAGCGCTGCGCCCAGTACTACATGAACCACCGCTGGCTCGGCGGCACGCTGACCAACTGGTCGACCGTGTCGAATTCGATCAAGCAGCTGCGCGAGCTGAACACGATGTTCGACTCGGCTGGCGGTTCGGGCCTCACCAAGAAAGAACTTCTCGATCTGCAGCGCCGCCGCGAAAAGCTGCAGCGTGCCCTCGGCGGTATCGCCGACATGGGCGGCCTGCCGTCGGCGATCATCGTGATCGACACGAACAAGGAAGCCATTGCGGTGCAGGAAGCCCGCAAGCTCGGTATCCCGGTTGTGGCGGTTCTCGATACCAACTGCGATCCGGCCGACGCTGACTACGGCTTCCCTGGCAACGACGACGCGGCCCGCGCGATCTCGCTGTACTGCAACCTGTTTGCAGACGCGGTGCTCGATGGCCTCGCAGAATCGACGGCCGGCCTCGGTGTTGACCTCGGCGCCATGTCGGACGTTTCCACGATGTCGGACTCGGACGTTGCGGTGGCCGACGAAGCGGCTTCGGGCAACGCCTGAACCCGGGCCTGACGGCCTGCAAAATTCAACTGAAGGATCAAAGCCATGGCTGAGATTACAGCGGCACTTGTAAAACAACTGCGCGAGAAGACCGGCGCGGGCATGATGGATGCAAAGAAAGCGCTCGTCGAGAACAACGGCGACGAAGCTGCGTCCATCGAATGGCTGCGCGCGAAAGGCCTGTCCAAGGCTGCCAAGAAATCCGGCCGAGCTGCGGCTGAAGGCCTTGTGGCGGTGAAGGTTTCGGCAGACGGCAAGTCGGGCGCAATCGTCGAACTCAACGCCGAGACGGACTTCGTCTCGCGCAACGAGAGCTTCCAGAAAGCGCTCGACGGGATCGCCAACGTCGCGCTATCGACTGACGGCTCGGTTGCGGCCGTCGCGGCTGCGGCTGCGCCGGATGGCGAAGGCTCGGTCGACGACATGGTGAAGCGTATGATCGCCACGATCGGCGAGAACATGACGCTCCGCCGTTCTGCGAAACTGACGTCGGCCGGCAAGGTCGCGTCGTACATCCACAACGCTGCCGCGCCCGGTATGGGCAAGGTCGGCGTGCTGGTCGCACTGGAAGGTTCGGGCGACCTGGACGATGCAGGCCGCAAGGTTGCCATGCACATCGCCGCGACCTCGCCGGCAGCGGCCACAACGGCTGAGCTCGATCCGGCGCTGATCGAATCGGAAAAGCGCGTGCTCACCGAACAGGCCCGCGAGAGCGGCAAGCCGGACGCCGTCATCGAGAAGATGATCGTCGGCCGGATGCAGAAATTCTACAAGGAAGTGGTGCTCGTCGAGCAGCCCTTCATCATGGACCCTGACAAGACCGTCGGTGAGTTCCTGAAGGCGCAGGGCGCAACGTTGAAGGGCTTCGTGCACTTCAAGCTGGGCGAAGGCGTCGAAAAGGAAGAATCCGACTTCGCGGCCGAAGTGGCCTCGATGACAAAAGGCTCTTGATCAGGCTTGCCTTTCTCCCCGCGAGGGGCTTTGAACAATCCCGGCTGGCGGTTTCGCACAGCCGGGATTTTTTTGGTTCCAGGTTGAGAATGATCGGTGACAAGCATGCCGGCAGATGAGCCCGAAAAGGCCCCGTTGAAGTACCGCCGTGTGCTTCTGAAGCTTTCCGGAGAGGCCCTGATGGGGTCCGGCCAGTTCGGAATCGACATTCCCACTTGCCTGACCTTCGCCCACGCGATCGCCAACGCGCAGAAAGCGGGCGCAGAGATTTGCCTGGTGATCGGTGGCGGCAACATCTTCCGCGGGGTTGCGGGCGCAGCAAAAGGCATGGAACGGGCGCAAGCCGACTCGATGGGCATGCTGGCGACCGTTATGAACGCTCTTGCGATGCAGAGCGTGCTCGAGAGCATTGGTGTGCCCACGCGCGTCCAGTCGGCGCTCAGCATGGACGCGATTTGCGAGCCCTACATCCGCCGCCGTGCGCAGCGGCACATGGAAAAAGGCCGGGTCGTGATTTTCGCAGCCGGCATTGGCAACCCGTTCTTCACGACAGACACAGGCGCAGCGCTGCGCGCGATTGAAATGAACTGCGACGCGCTCCTGAAAGGAACGCAGGTCGATGGTGTCTACACCGCCGATCCGAAACTCGATGCAAACGCCAAGCGCTACAACCAGGTCGCGTACGACGAATTGCTGATCAAGAACCTGCGCGTCATGGACCCTTCAGCGGTCAGCCTGATGCGCGACAACAATATACCGATCGTCGTTTTCTCGTTGAAGGAAGAGGGCTCGCTGGCGAATGTCTTGCGCGGGCGCGGAACTTCCACGACGATCTCGCAGCAGGGAGGCACGAGCGAATGAGCTATAGCAAGCAGGATATCGAACGCCGGATGGAGGGCGCTCTGGCGTCGCTGGCAACCGAGTTTTCCGGCCTGCGGACAGGCCGCGCATCGGTCAATCTGCTCGATTCCATCAACGTGCCAGCGTATGGCGGCGTCTCGCCGCTGAGCCAGGTGGCGTCGGTGACGGTGACCGACACGCGCATGCTCTCGGTGAACGTATGGGACAAGTCCGTGGTCGGCGCGGTCGACCGTGCCATCCGGGAGTCGGGCCTCGGCCTTAACCCGATCATGGACGGGCAGACACTCCGCATCCCGATTCCCGCCCTCAACGAGGAACGCCGGGTCGAGCTGACCAAGATTGCCGGGAAGTATGCTGAAGCGGCCCGCGTCGCCGTTCGCAACGTGCGCCGCGATGGCATGGATGCGCTCAAGAAGATGGAGAAGGCGGGCGAGATCAGCGAAGATGCTGCGCGCGGCCTGTCGGAAGAAGTGCAGAAGCTGACGGACACCTATGTCCACCGCGTCGATGAAGCCGTGAAGGCCAAGGAAGCGGAGATCATGCAGGTGTAATGGCCCGCTCCGGGACATCCCCTGAACCCTCTCATGCCGGTGGCGATCCGCCGGCCCCCCGCCACGTCGCCATCATCATGGATGGCAATGGACGCTGGGCCAAGGCCAAGGGACTTCCGCGCACCGCCGGGCATGAGCGCGGCGTTGAAGCGCTGAGGCGCACGGTGGAAGCGGCCGGCGACCTCGGAATCCGCTACCTCACAGTCTTTTCCTTCTCGACCGAGAATTGGCGCCGTCCGCCTGCAGAAGTGAATACGCTGTTTGCATTGCTGAAGGCCTATGTGCAGCGCGACCTTGCGCGGCTGAAACAGGACGGCGTTCGCATCCGTGTCATCGGCCAGCGCGCCGGACTGCCGCCAGACATCGCGGAGCTCGTCGACCGGGCTGAGGCGGAAACCGAGACCAATTCCAAGTTCCACCTGACGATCGCATTCAACTACGGATCCCGGAACGAAATCCTGCGGGCGGCGGCCGCCTACGCGCAGGCGATTGCAGCCGGCGAAATTTCGGGCGAGCTCACCGAAGCCGGCTTCGAAGCGTTCCTAGACACGCGCGGGCTGCCCGATCCCGACCTTGTCATTCGCACGAGCGGCGAGCACCGCATCAGCAATTTCCTGCTCTGGCAGGCCGCCTATGCCGAGCTGCTATTCGTCGATGTGATGTGGCCCGACTTCAACCGCGCGCATCTGGAAAGCGCCATCTCGCGGTATCATGAGCGGGAACGCCGGTTCGGCGCCGTGGCACCTGGAGCCGGCTGATGGGCGATTGGACACCCGCTGACAAGCGGTTCTCCGAGTTACCTTTGCGCCTGCTGACCGCCCTGATCCTCATTCCATTCGCGCTGTTTGCTGTCTGGTCGGGATCGTGGTGGCTGGCGCTGGGGTGCGCGGCCTTTTGCGCCGTCATGATGCATGAGTGGTGCACCATGAGCGCAACGCCGAATGCGGCTTTGCTGGCCGGAATTGCCGGACTTTTCGGGTTCGCGCTGGCAGTCGAGGATGCCCGTGTCAGCATTGGACTGCTCTGTGCCGCCGCGGTGCTTGCTGCCCTGTCGCCGCCGCGCGTCCTTGCTGCGCGGCTGACCAGCGTGTTCGGGGTTGTCTACGTCTTCGCCATGGTGTTCGGGCTCTACATGCTCCGCGAAGGTCCCTGGCAGGGGCAGGATGCCGCGATCTACCTGATGTCTTTCGTTTGGGCCTCCGATGCGGCGGCGTATTTCTTCGGGCGCATGATCCGCGGCCCGCGGCTGTTGCCGAAGGAAAGCCCCAATAAGACCTGGAGCGGCGCCATCTCGGCGGTGATCGCCTGTGCGGTGTGCGGCTACGTCGCCGCAGGCTGGCAGGACACGCCGCCCGGTCCCTGGATCGTGGCGGGAATGGCCGTGTCGGTCGTTGCCCAGTTGGGCGACCTCTTCGAAAGCGGCCTGAAGCGGCGCTTCCAGGTAAAGGATTCCGGTTCCATCCTGCCTGGGCATGGAGGCCTTCTGGATCGTGTGGACGGCCTCGGGGCCGTCAGCATAACGGCAACGTTGATATTTCTGAGTGTTCCGGACGTTCCACGCCTGCTAGGTCTCTGAAGGATGACAGGCACGCGGCTCATTTCCATATTCGGGTCCACGGGTTCCGTCGGCCAATCAGCGATCGACGTGATACGCCATGCTAACCGTGACGCACCCCGATTTTCGTTCGTAGCGCTCGCCGGCGGACGCAACGCTTCGGCGCTTGCGTCACAGGCGCTTGAACTCCGGCCCGAAGTCGCAGTGATCGCGGACGAGCGTCAATTGCCGGAGCTGAGAGCGAGGCTCGACGGCAGCGGCATCGCCTGCGCGGGTGGTGAGGCGGCATTGGTGGAGGCGGCGACGCGCCCCTGCGACCGGTTCCTTGCCGCCATCGTGGGCGCGGCGGGCCTTCAGTCGACCATGGCGGCCGTCAAGGCGGGCAACCATCTCGCGCTGGCGAACAAGGAGAGCCTGGTTTGCGCCGGCACGATCCTGCTGGACGCCGCTGAGCGGGCAGGGGTGTCCGTTTTACCAGTAGATTCAGAGCATAGCGCCATTTTCCAATGCATCGGAGACGGCCGCTCGCTTGAAACGTTGACGCTGACCGCGTCCGGCGGACCATTCCGCCTGTCCAGCCTCGAGGATATGGCGCGCGCGACCCCTGCGCAGGCTGCGGCCCATCCGAAGTGGAGCATGGGCGTCAAGATTTCGATCGACAGTGCCACGCTGATGAACAAGGCGCTGGAACTGATCGAAGCCGCCATCCTTTTCCGGGTCGATGCGGCGCGAGTGGATGTCCTGGTGCATCCCCAGTCGATCATCCATGGAATGGCCCATTTCAAGGACGGGTCGGTGATTGCACAGCTTGGGTCGCCCGACATGCGGACACCGATATCGCTGGCTTTGGGTTGGCCTGACCGTATCGAAACAGCCGTAGAACGCCTGAACCTTGCCCAGATCGCTCAGCTCGAGTTCGGTCCGGTGGATGGTAAACGCTTCCGGTCGATCGACTTGGCGCGCCGCGCCTTCGGAATGGGGCCGGCTGGGCCTGTCATATTAAATTCTGCTAACGAATCAGCAGTTTCGGCGTTTGTGGGGGGGCAATGTGGCTTCCTGGACATCGCTTGGGCTGTGGAAGCCGCTCTGGACCGCTTTTCATCGTCGGAATTCGCCTCTACCAAGTGCACGACGCTGGAAGAAGTAGCGTTTCTGGACGGGTACGGGCGCAGCCTTGCCGAAGATGAACTGAAGCGAGCCCCGAGCCGGGCAGGAGGAATGACAGCGTGGAAGGCGTAATCAGCCAAGGCCCACTGTTCATCGCTTGCCTGGTGTTCCTGATGGGCATCGTGATCGTCGTGCATGAACTTGGCCATTACTTCGCGGGGCGCTTGTTCAATGTCGCCGCCGAGTCGTTCGCAGTCGGGTTCGGAAAACCGCTGTTCGAGGTACGCGACAAGCGCGGCACGCGCTGGCGGTTGAACTGGATCCCCCTCGGCGGTTTCGTGGCCTTTGTCGACAAACGGTCGCTGGAAGATGCGGCGCCCGAGGCGAGCGCACCGGTGGGCGTTGCATTCGACGATGTCGGCCCGCTCAAAAAGATCGTCATTTCGCTGGCGGGGCCATTTGCCAACTTCGTTCTGGCAGCGGCAATCTTTGCGCTGGCGCTGGGCGTACACGGCGTTGCGGTACAGCCAGTGCGGGTCGCGGCCACGCTGGAGGGCATGCCGGCCCAAGAGGCAGGCGTGCTTGAGGGCGACCAGATCCTGAAAGTCGACGGCCAGCCCATTCGCAACACCTCCGATTTCATCAGCGCCATACTGCTCAGCCCCAATGAGCCGGTTGACCTGACGATTGACCGGCAAGGCACGGAACGGGTGATTTCTGTGACGCCAGTCGAGGTTTTGCGAGAGAACCCGTTTGGCCAGATGACCCGGCAGAGCACCGTCGGGCTCAGCATCGCGCCTGCGGCGGAAACCGCCCGCATCCGCTATGGGCCCCTCGAATCAGTCGTAGCGGGTGTGCAGCAGACAGGTTCCTCGCTGGACCAGACCGTGAAGATGCTGGGCAGCATTGTTACCGGCAAGATGTCCTTCAACTCGCTTTCCGGCCCCGTGGGCGTTGCCGATGTGTCGCGCCGGATCGTGAACAATGCCATGGACCGGCCGGATGTGCCGCTGTCCAAGCGGCTGAATTACCTGTTCTGGATGCTGCTCAGCCTCTGCGCTGCCATCTCGGTCGGGGTGGGCTTTTTCAACCTGTTGCCACTGCCAGTGCTGGATGGCGGGCGGGTTGTGTTTCATGCATACGAGGCAGTGATAGGCTCAAAAATGCCAAGCCAAGTTGAGGCGATGGCGCTGCGTGTGGGAGTGTTGGTCTTGGTGGCCATGGTGATCGTGATCACTTGGGGGGACATTCTCGAGACCGGCGTCTTCGGACGGGGAACCAGCTGACGGCGGTCAGCTTCAGGAATGAAAGAGTTTTTGAGAATGCGTAACTTCCTCGCAGCGACAGTTCTCGCAACCAGTGCATTGGCACTCGGGGCTGGCGGCCAATTGACAACTGCGCATGCGCAGGAAGATGCACGCTACGGCGGCACGATCCGTTCGATCATTGTTGAAGGCAACAAGCGTATCGAAGCGCGCACGGTCCAGTCTTACCTGCTGCTTGAGCCGGGCGACGCTTTTGATCCTGATCGTATCGACCTGTCGCTGAAGACGCTGTTCGCCACCAACCTGTTCGCCGACGTCTCGATCGACCGACGCGAAGACGATCTCGTGGTGCGGGTTGTCGAAAATCCGATCATCAACCGAGTGATCTTCGAGGGTAACCGCGCGCTCAAGGACGACAAGCTTCGCGAAGAAGTGCAAGCCTCGCCGCGCGGGGTGTTCACCGCAGCCCGGGTTCAGGCCGACGTCCAGCGCGTCCTTGAGATGTATCGCCGGTCGGGCCGGTTCGCGGCCAAAGTCGAGCCGCAGTACAAGCCGCTCGAGCAGAACCGCGTTGACCTGATTTTCGAAATCACCGAGGGGCCCGTCACCGGCGTCCGCGCCATCAACTTCATCGGCAACAAGGAATACTCGGACTCGCGGCTGCGCAGTGAAATCGTGACACGCCAGTCGCGCTTCTGGCGCTTCTTCAGTTCGAACGACAACTACGATTCCGGCCGCCTCGAATACGACCGCGAAAAGCTGCGCGAGTTCTACCAGAACAACGGCTATTACGATTTCCGTGTCACCTCGGCTGTCGCCGAACTGACGCCGGACCAGAAGGACTTCTACGTTACCTTCACGGTTGACGAAGGCCGCCAATACGATTTCGGCGTCATCAAGGTCGAGACAGCGCTTGAGAAGCTGGACGCGGCCGTCCTGCAGGCGGTCGTGCCGGTGAAGGAAGGCGAGCTGTTCCGCGGTGACCAGATCGAAGGCACGATTGACGCACTCACCTATGCCGCCGGCGTGGCGGGTTACGCTTTCGTCGACATCCGGCCGCAGATCAGCGTCAACGAAGAAACTGGCCGTATCGACATCACATTCGCGATTGATGAAGGCCCGCGTGTCTATATCGACCGCATCAACATTGTCGGCAACACGCAGACACTCGACCGGGTCATTCGCCGTGAATTGCGCATTGCAGAGGGCGATGCCTTCAACCGCATCCTTCTCGATCGTTCGCGGAACCGCATCCGGGCGCTCGGCTTCTTCAAGGATGTCGAGATTGTTGAATCGCCTGCCGAAGAACCGGACCGCACGGTCGTCGATGTGAAGGTGACGGAGCAGTCGACCGGTGAGCTGTCTTTCGCCGCCGGCTTCTCCTCGGTGGATGCTTATCTGTTCGACCTCAGCGCCTCGCAGCGCAACTTGCGCGGCCGTGGCCAGTCGGTCGTGGCGCGTACGTCCTTGTCGGATCGTCAGCAGATCGTCGACCTGCGCTTCACGGAACCTCGCTTCCTCGACCGCAATCTGTCTGCTGGCGTGGACCTTTTCGCCACGCGCCAGGACTTCGAAGAGTTCACCGGCTTTACCAGTGAGACGATCGGCGGCGGCCTCCGAATGGCCTTCCCGCTAACGGATCGCATGCAGCTTGGCCTCAGCTATCGTCTGCAATCGGATGATGTGAACATTGCCGACCGCAACGTCATCATCGACTCCAACGGCGTCCTCTTGCGCTCCTTTACGCAGACAGCCGGCCAATCCACGCCGGACGATCTGACCGACGACGTTTACCGCGCCCCGGAAGTCGGCGACCTCGCTGCCGGCGAGTTCCTCGTCGACATTTGCGATCCTGCCTACACGCTGCGCGACACAATCTGCCGCTCCGAGCGGAACGATATTTCGAGCATCATCGGCTACAACTTCTTCTGGGATCAGACGAACGATCCGATCACGCCGACGCGCGGCTTTGACTTCCGGTTCAGCCAGGATGTGGCCGGCCTTGGTGGGGATGTGCGCTACCTTCGCACTGAAACGAACGCCACACTGTATCGCGGAATCTGGCGTGATGTCGTCGCCAGCGCACGGTTTGCGGGTGGATACGTCCTTCCGCTCGACGATTCCCAAGGCGTGCGTATCAACAACCGCTTCTTCCGGGGCGGTAACAGCTTCCGCGGGTTTGACGTCGCAGGTCTTGGCCCGCGCGAGATCATCCGGCTGTTCGACCCGAACACGGGTGAAGTCCTCGAAACGCGCAGGCTGAACTCGCTTGGCGGCAACGCCTATTACCAAGGTACGTTCGAACTGACGGTGCCGAACTTCCTGCCCGAAGAGTATGGCATCAAGAGCGCCCTGTTCGTCGACGTCGGTGCGCTTGGCCTTCTTGAAGACGTCGACAAGAGCGATCCGATATTCATTGACAACGCGTCGTCGCTTCTGACGGGCGCCTCCGCCGTGCGGATCACCAAGGACGCCGCTTCGCTTCGTGCATCGGCCGGCCTTAGCGTGTTCTGGGACTCGCCGTTTGGTCCGATCCGCTTCGACTTCTCCCAGATTCTCCGCAAGGAAGAATATGATCGGACGCAGTCGTTCCGCTTCTCGACTTCGACAAATTTCTGATCTCGCAGCCCCAACGAGGAAACTCCAATGACCTATCTCAAATCCGCAATGGCCGCGTTCACGCTGGCACTGGCTTCCCTGTTCGTCGCGGCGCCCGTCGCCCTGGCGCAAGGCACGGTCGTCATCACGATCGATGAAGGCAAGATCCTGGCCGACAGCAAAGCAGGCAAGGACATGTTCACGAAGCTCAAGAACATCGAAAACCAGATCAACGCCGAGCTGAAGCCTTCGCGCGACTCGCTCGAAACGGAGCGCCAGGCGCTGGCCACCAAGGTTCAAGGCAAGACACGCGAAGCGCTGGTTGCCGACACGGCGCTCGTGAAGCAGATCGAGGACTTCCAGAAAAAGGCGAATGAATTCGCCGCGAAGCGCAATACGCTCTCGCAGGAGTACGCCGCCACCGAGCAGAAGTCGTTCATGGACTTCAACACGGCGCTTGAGCCGGTGCTGCTCGAGGTCGTTAAAGAGAAGAACGCGCAGGTCGTCCTGTCGAAGAGCCAGGCTGTGTTCACGACCGACTCGATCGACGCGACGTCCGCCATCGTCGCCAAACTTGACCAGAAAACGCCGTCCATCGCAGTCGTGCGCCAACGCGCGCCCGCTCCGAAGTAAGCCGTGACGGTTGACCCCCGCTTCTATGCGTCATTGGGGGCTTTGACGCTGGAAGCGGCCGCCGGTCTGACCGGCGCCGAACTTGCCGGAGACCCCGCGCTGGAAATCACTGGCGTGGCGGCGGCAGATAGCGCTCGCGATGGTGAAATTGCGTTTCTGGAAGGTGATGGCGCAGGACAGGCGCCGTTCGGTCCCAACCTGAAGCTGGTGATTGTCACTCCCGAAGCGCGCTCGCGCCTTGGCGACGGGGTATCCGGCCTCGTGTCGAAGTCACCGCGCCATGCCCACAACAGGATAGCGCGCGCACTGTTCCAGCCGCGTCATTCCATGCGCCAGGAGGCCATCGCGCTTTCGCCGAGTGCCCGGATCCACTCCAACGCCGCCATTGGCCCTGGCGTCGTCGTTGGCGCCGGCGCCGCGATCGGTGAGGGCACCGTGGTGTGTCCCAATGCCGTGATCGGGCCCGGCGTACAGATTGGCCGTAACTGCCATATCGGCGCCGGCGTCACGGTGCACTGCGCGCTGGTTGGCGATCATGTGACGCTGCTGGCAGGTGCCCGCATCGGCGAAGCAGGCTTTGGCGTGACGCCGACGCCCGAGGGGCTCGAGGACGCGCCGCATTTCGGCCGGGTGATCCTGCAGGATCACGCAACGATCGGGGCGAATACCACCATCGACCGGGGCGTGTTCGCCGACACGATCATCGGCGAGCGCACAAAGATCGACAATCTTTGCCAGATTGCCCACAACGTGGTGATCGGCCGCTCGGTCATCGTGGCGGCATTCGGCGGTATATCCGGCTCGGTCCGGATCGGCGATGGGTCGATGCTCGGCGGCCGCGCAGGGGTCGCGGATCACGTCACGCTCGGCGAAGGTGTCAGCCTCGCGGCCTCAGCCGGCGTTTTCAGGGATATTGAGGCCGGCGAAACCTGGGGCGGCACGCCCGCGAAACCGATCCGCCAATGGATGCGGGAAGTCGCCTGGATCAACAAACAGGCAAACCCCAAGAAGCGCGATTGACCAGTGGCGCGCAGCCGGTTCGGCTGGTAACGAAAAACCATGACCACATCCGTACATGCGACTGCCGTAGTTGAAGAAGGCGCCGTCCTGCACGACGACGTAACGATCGGGCCATTCTGTCATGTTGGCCCGCAGGCTGTTCTCGGCGCCGGCACAAAGCTGATGTCGCACGCCAGCGTCACCGGGCAAACGAC
Protein-coding sequences here:
- the dnaE gene encoding DNA polymerase III subunit alpha, translating into MDSPLFIPLAIRSSYSLLESMIKPSDVAKWCAKHRVPAAAVTDRNNLFGALELSLKLAETGVQPIMACCFDITDGVPRSEPTRVSLYAQDETGYQRLMFLSSRAFMDAPDGVPKLHKRLLLEETDGLIVLTGGAEGEVARHIQKGRMADARTELSTLAGAYPGRCYVEITRHGTAAELKTEPGLLELAYELGLPIVGTHDARFMKPDDAVAHDALMCIANGQYLGQDDRKRVEPSQYLKSPEEMRELFADLPEALAATVEIAQRCAVRAETRNPILPGFSDGGRSEPEELRLQAHEGLELRLKEADQLYADRQVYVDRLDFELGVIERMGFPGYFLIVSDFIKWAKSNGIPVGPGRGSGAGSLVAWSLLITDLDPIRFDLLFERFLNPERVSMPDFDVDFCQERRGEVIKYVRDKYGADSVAMIITFGTLQAKAVVRDVGRVMQMPYHQVDRLAKLIPFNPAKPPTLQEAIDGEPKFDDEIAADARVGELIEIALALEGLYRNAGTHAAGVVIADRPLVNLVPLYNDPRAELPASQFNMKYAEMAGLVKFDFLGLKTLTVIDRALKFIEASGREVGPAWRSLDDTSTYDLMASGETLGVFQLEGSGMRDTLRRVRPNNIEDVIAIISLYRPGPMENIPVYVQGKEDPSSVTYQHPDLRPVLEATYGVPVYQEQVMRMAQEVAGYSLGEADLLRRAMGKKKLEEMVAQRKRFVEGAAATKNMAERLANEIFDTMEKFAGYGFNKSHAAAYALIGYQTAYLKCHFPVEFLAASMSLDIGNTDKLAAFFQEAKRLRIPVLAADINASGADFDVREGAIVYALGALKGVGVEAMKHVAQVRAESGPFSDLYDFAERIDPRQVNKKAFESLARAGALDPLEQNRARVFEASSVLAQHATSSAGDRQGGQGGLFADAEPALRPPLPNPRPWTAQQKLDEEFRSIGFYFSGHPLDDVLESLDRDRITLMMEIEDRAGEGRPLEMIGIVRARNDRSAKNGSKFSFITVSDPTGEREVTVYSEALMQFGDLLKPGQAVALTVSVKMNGEETRLIVERVVELESARLSKPSGSLVVRLSSGTNPAELASVCTRLEGLPDPDRGAILLEMPLEDGRLVTVRLPQTYTISLKAQRALKEIPGVERVIPRRAA
- the rpsB gene encoding 30S ribosomal protein S2, yielding MALPDFSMRQLLEAGVHFGHQTHRWNPRMKPYIYGERSGIHIMDLSHTVPSLHQALVFVRDTVAKGGRILFVGTKRQAQDPVAEAAQRCAQYYMNHRWLGGTLTNWSTVSNSIKQLRELNTMFDSAGGSGLTKKELLDLQRRREKLQRALGGIADMGGLPSAIIVIDTNKEAIAVQEARKLGIPVVAVLDTNCDPADADYGFPGNDDAARAISLYCNLFADAVLDGLAESTAGLGVDLGAMSDVSTMSDSDVAVADEAASGNA
- the frr gene encoding ribosome recycling factor, whose product is MSYSKQDIERRMEGALASLATEFSGLRTGRASVNLLDSINVPAYGGVSPLSQVASVTVTDTRMLSVNVWDKSVVGAVDRAIRESGLGLNPIMDGQTLRIPIPALNEERRVELTKIAGKYAEAARVAVRNVRRDGMDALKKMEKAGEISEDAARGLSEEVQKLTDTYVHRVDEAVKAKEAEIMQV
- a CDS encoding elongation factor Ts, coding for MAEITAALVKQLREKTGAGMMDAKKALVENNGDEAASIEWLRAKGLSKAAKKSGRAAAEGLVAVKVSADGKSGAIVELNAETDFVSRNESFQKALDGIANVALSTDGSVAAVAAAAAPDGEGSVDDMVKRMIATIGENMTLRRSAKLTSAGKVASYIHNAAAPGMGKVGVLVALEGSGDLDDAGRKVAMHIAATSPAAATTAELDPALIESEKRVLTEQARESGKPDAVIEKMIVGRMQKFYKEVVLVEQPFIMDPDKTVGEFLKAQGATLKGFVHFKLGEGVEKEESDFAAEVASMTKGS
- a CDS encoding UMP kinase, translating into MPADEPEKAPLKYRRVLLKLSGEALMGSGQFGIDIPTCLTFAHAIANAQKAGAEICLVIGGGNIFRGVAGAAKGMERAQADSMGMLATVMNALAMQSVLESIGVPTRVQSALSMDAICEPYIRRRAQRHMEKGRVVIFAAGIGNPFFTTDTGAALRAIEMNCDALLKGTQVDGVYTADPKLDANAKRYNQVAYDELLIKNLRVMDPSAVSLMRDNNIPIVVFSLKEEGSLANVLRGRGTSTTISQQGGTSE